Proteins from one Streptosporangium becharense genomic window:
- a CDS encoding DUF485 domain-containing protein, translated as MTTRQHDSSLYEEIQATERFQELRRRFRNWAFPMTAAFLAWYLLYVVLSGWARDFMGMKLFGNINVALVFGLLQFVSTFWIAWAYSRFAERKLDPMADEIRHEVEGKTE; from the coding sequence GTGACCACCAGGCAACATGACTCATCGCTTTATGAGGAGATCCAGGCCACTGAACGGTTCCAGGAGCTGAGGCGGCGCTTCCGGAACTGGGCGTTCCCGATGACCGCGGCGTTTCTCGCGTGGTACCTGCTCTACGTCGTGTTGTCCGGCTGGGCACGTGACTTCATGGGCATGAAGCTCTTCGGCAACATCAACGTGGCGCTGGTGTTCGGCCTGCTCCAGTTCGTGTCGACCTTCTGGATCGCCTGGGCCTATTCCCGCTTCGCCGAGAGGAAGCTCGACCCGATGGCAGACGAGATCCGTCACGAGGTCGAGGGGAAGACCGAATGA
- a CDS encoding solute symporter family protein, giving the protein MSHQTLSTILFLLFVAGTLGITFWASRHTKDATDYYAGGRSFSGVQNGLAIGGDYMSAASFLGIAGIIALSGYDGFLYSIGFLVAWLVALLLVAELMRNSGKFTMADVLAFRMNPRPVRTAAGVSTIVVSIFYLLAQMVGAGALVGLLLGVTSDAGKALTIVGVGILMIIYVVVGGMKGTTWVQIVKAVLLMSGATLVTLLVLGKYGFNLSGLLGDAATQSGKGEAFLEPGLKYGTEAQGIAGKIDLISLGLALVLGTAGLPHILIRFYTVPTAKEARKSVMWGIGIIGVFYLLTLVLGFGAAALVGGKAIVAQDKAGNTAAPMLAEAVGRAIFGDVGGTILLAVIAAVAFATILAVVAGLTLASSSSFAHDLYAHVFKHGNVTDREEVLVARISAFVIGAVSIGLGILAQGQNVAFLVALAFAVAASGNLPAILYSLFWRRFNTAGAVSAIYGGLVSALVLVIFSPVVSGSATALFPNANFAWFPLSNPGIVSIPIGFLAGYLGARLSKEHNESKYAEIEVRSLTGIGAEKAVHH; this is encoded by the coding sequence ATGAGCCACCAGACCCTCTCCACCATCCTGTTCCTGCTGTTCGTCGCCGGAACGCTGGGGATCACCTTCTGGGCCAGCCGGCACACCAAGGACGCCACCGACTACTACGCCGGCGGCCGCTCGTTCAGCGGTGTGCAGAACGGTCTGGCGATCGGCGGCGACTACATGTCGGCCGCCAGCTTCCTGGGCATCGCCGGCATCATCGCCCTGTCCGGCTACGACGGCTTCCTGTACTCGATCGGGTTCCTCGTCGCCTGGCTGGTGGCGCTGCTGCTGGTCGCCGAGCTGATGCGCAACTCCGGCAAGTTCACCATGGCGGACGTGCTGGCCTTCCGGATGAACCCCCGGCCGGTCCGCACCGCGGCGGGCGTCTCCACCATCGTCGTGTCGATCTTCTACCTGCTGGCGCAGATGGTCGGCGCCGGCGCGCTGGTCGGCCTGCTGCTCGGCGTCACCTCGGACGCGGGCAAGGCGTTGACGATCGTCGGCGTCGGCATCCTGATGATCATCTACGTGGTGGTCGGCGGCATGAAGGGCACCACCTGGGTGCAGATCGTCAAGGCCGTGCTGCTGATGAGCGGTGCCACCCTGGTCACGCTGCTGGTCCTCGGCAAGTACGGCTTCAACCTCTCCGGGCTGCTCGGTGACGCCGCCACGCAGAGCGGGAAGGGCGAGGCGTTCCTGGAGCCGGGCCTGAAGTACGGCACCGAGGCGCAGGGGATCGCCGGGAAGATCGACCTGATCAGCCTCGGCCTGGCGCTGGTGCTCGGCACCGCGGGTCTGCCGCACATCCTGATCCGCTTCTACACGGTGCCCACCGCGAAGGAGGCCAGGAAGTCGGTCATGTGGGGCATCGGCATCATCGGTGTCTTCTACCTGCTCACCCTCGTGCTCGGTTTCGGCGCGGCGGCCCTGGTCGGCGGCAAGGCGATCGTCGCGCAGGACAAGGCGGGCAACACGGCCGCCCCGATGCTGGCCGAGGCGGTCGGCAGGGCCATCTTCGGCGACGTGGGCGGGACGATCCTGCTGGCCGTCATCGCGGCGGTCGCGTTCGCCACGATCCTGGCGGTGGTCGCCGGTCTGACGCTGGCGTCGAGCTCCTCCTTCGCCCACGACCTGTACGCACACGTGTTCAAGCACGGCAACGTCACCGACCGGGAGGAGGTGCTGGTCGCCCGGATCTCGGCCTTCGTCATCGGCGCGGTCTCCATCGGGCTCGGCATCCTCGCCCAGGGGCAGAACGTGGCCTTCCTGGTCGCGCTCGCCTTCGCGGTGGCCGCGTCCGGCAACCTGCCGGCGATCCTCTACAGCCTGTTCTGGCGGCGGTTCAACACCGCGGGTGCGGTCTCGGCGATCTACGGTGGCCTGGTCTCCGCACTCGTCCTGGTGATCTTCTCTCCGGTCGTGTCGGGCAGTGCCACCGCGCTGTTCCCGAACGCGAACTTCGCGTGGTTCCCGCTGAGCAACCCCGGCATCGTCTCGATCCCGATCGGCTTCCTGGCCGGGTACCTCGGCGCCCGCCTCAGCAAGGAGCACAACGAGAGCAAGTACGCCGAGATCGAGGTCCGCTCGCTCACCGGCATCGGTGCCGAGAAGGCCGTCCATCACTGA